From Pusillibacter faecalis, one genomic window encodes:
- a CDS encoding PepSY domain-containing protein, with amino-acid sequence MMKKNFPKILAGCTAMVLMTGALLVPSMAVNASAHQAVPHLQQASYIGEAKAKEIALNHAGVDASKVSWIFAKQDYDHGRMEYDVEFLFGNKEYDYKIDASTGTILGFDYDIEWHMTGSDTVSQSSTDIGAEKAKSIALKHAGLAASDTAFIYANLDYENGLRVYDVEFFSGNKEYDYKINAATGDIVSFDQDIEWYAAGGYQAQANTDIGAEKAKSIALEHAGVAAADTVFINVELDYDDGMRVYDVEFFSGNKEYDYKIDAASGAILGFDFDVEWYTVSSKASDYIGEAKAKQIVEQAAGTTGVYTEFKLEVDDGRVLYEGEMRSGWMEYEFEIDAVTGAILDWDADWD; translated from the coding sequence ATGATGAAAAAGAATTTTCCTAAGATCCTGGCAGGCTGCACCGCTATGGTGCTCATGACCGGAGCACTGCTCGTTCCCTCAATGGCGGTGAACGCCTCCGCCCATCAGGCGGTTCCCCATCTCCAACAGGCGTCCTATATCGGCGAGGCCAAAGCGAAGGAGATTGCCCTGAATCACGCTGGGGTGGATGCTTCCAAGGTGTCCTGGATCTTCGCCAAGCAGGACTATGACCACGGCCGGATGGAATACGATGTGGAATTTCTGTTTGGGAACAAGGAGTACGACTACAAAATCGACGCATCTACCGGCACTATTCTCGGCTTCGATTATGATATTGAATGGCACATGACCGGTTCCGACACGGTGTCTCAGTCCAGTACCGATATTGGTGCGGAGAAGGCCAAATCCATCGCTTTGAAGCACGCAGGCTTGGCCGCCTCGGATACTGCGTTTATCTATGCCAACCTGGACTATGAGAACGGCCTCCGGGTGTATGATGTGGAGTTTTTCTCCGGCAATAAGGAGTATGACTACAAGATCAATGCCGCCACCGGGGATATCGTGAGCTTCGATCAGGATATTGAATGGTATGCGGCGGGCGGTTACCAGGCCCAGGCCAATACCGATATTGGCGCGGAGAAGGCCAAGTCCATCGCCCTGGAACACGCGGGCGTGGCTGCGGCGGACACGGTATTCATCAATGTCGAGCTGGACTATGACGACGGCATGAGAGTGTACGACGTGGAATTCTTCTCTGGGAACAAGGAATATGACTACAAAATCGACGCCGCCAGCGGCGCGATCCTGGGCTTTGACTTTGATGTGGAGTGGTACACGGTTTCCAGCAAGGCCAGCGACTACATTGGCGAGGCGAAAGCGAAGCAGATCGTGGAGCAGGCCGCCGGTACCACGGGAGTTTACACCGAGTTCAAGCTGGAGGTGGATGACGGCCGTGTGCTTTACGAGGGCGAGATGCGCAGCGGCTGGATGGAATATGAGTTTGAAATCGATGCCGTGACCGGCGCGATCCTGGATTGGGACGCCGACTGGGATTGA
- a CDS encoding DUF4491 family protein yields MELNLEGIAVGGASLLVIGAFHPLVIWCEYHFSQKIWPLFLLCGLICLGLALFVQGLLSILLGLVGVAFLWSIRELKEQARRVERGWFPQNPKRT; encoded by the coding sequence ATGGAATTGAATTTGGAAGGGATTGCAGTTGGAGGGGCCTCTCTGCTGGTGATTGGGGCCTTTCATCCGCTGGTAATCTGGTGTGAATACCACTTTTCTCAAAAGATTTGGCCGCTGTTTCTCCTGTGCGGGCTGATCTGCCTGGGCTTGGCGCTGTTTGTGCAGGGACTGCTCTCTATCCTTTTGGGACTTGTGGGCGTGGCCTTTCTCTGGAGCATCCGGGAGCTGAAAGAACAGGCGCGGCGGGTAGAGCGGGGATGGTTTCCCCAAAACCCCAAGCGAACTTAA
- a CDS encoding DUF4491 family protein, with protein MIAGLLYLFTALFGQGSFSILPRPLGVTCIWRIWELKEQTRRVERGWFPKKQSENRNWGSFYPCLNLSS; from the coding sequence TTGATTGCCGGTCTACTCTACCTGTTCACCGCACTTTTCGGTCAGGGCTCTTTCTCTATTCTTCCGAGACCGTTGGGCGTTACCTGCATATGGCGAATCTGGGAGTTGAAAGAGCAAACCCGCAGGGTGGAACGGGGTTGGTTTCCCAAAAAACAAAGCGAAAATAGAAACTGGGGGAGTTTTTATCCCTGTCTCAACCTGTCCTCTTGA
- a CDS encoding ABC transporter ATP-binding protein, whose translation MDHKKAPSPFAVLWGWASGEHGGFYASVALAVLGVACGMVPYFCVAAMIGLLLEGGGLADCLPWCGLALAGYGGKALFSTWSTSLSHTATYHTLRRVRQNLLSKLSRVPMGTILDTPSGQYKTTIVDRVEGMEPTLAHLLPEMTSNLLVPVSIAVYIFVLDWRMGLASLVTTVIGIVVASQSSKTYAVRWQGAVEVGRRMANAIVEYVGGIQVVKAFSQSAGSYKRYSDAVTENAQYYVDWMADNQKYMAVMQAVIPSVLLPVLPVGLLLWGGGSLSTAVFLTIVVLSLGLTGPLVSAMTFVDELAVVGTNVGEISAILDAPELKRPTAETKLNGLGIRLDHVSFAYKQEDGEVLHDVNLDIRPGTVTALVGPSGSGKSTIAKLIAGFWDVTGGSVALGGVDLRKIPLEQLNRQIAYVSQDNYLFDRTVRDNIRMGRLNATDAEVEAVARAAGCDDFIRQLDQGYDTICGGGGGHLSGGEKQRISIARAMLKDAPIVILDEATASIDPENEAVIQQAISRLTKGKTLIVIAHRLGTVAGADNIAVVEGGRIAAQGKQEELLASCPLYRQMWQSYLGVRDGEEE comes from the coding sequence ATGGATCACAAGAAAGCGCCCTCACCCTTTGCTGTGCTGTGGGGCTGGGCAAGTGGTGAGCACGGTGGATTTTATGCTTCGGTAGCCCTGGCGGTGCTGGGGGTGGCCTGCGGTATGGTGCCCTACTTCTGCGTAGCCGCTATGATTGGGCTGCTGCTGGAAGGGGGTGGCCTTGCGGATTGTCTGCCCTGGTGCGGCCTTGCTCTGGCGGGCTATGGGGGAAAGGCGCTGTTTTCCACATGGTCTACCAGCCTGTCCCACACGGCCACCTATCACACGCTGCGCCGGGTGCGGCAAAATCTGCTCTCCAAACTGAGCCGGGTGCCCATGGGGACGATCCTGGACACGCCCTCCGGCCAGTACAAAACCACCATTGTGGACCGGGTGGAAGGGATGGAGCCCACCCTGGCTCATCTGCTGCCGGAGATGACCTCCAATCTGCTGGTGCCGGTGAGCATCGCGGTCTATATCTTCGTCCTGGATTGGCGAATGGGGCTCGCCTCCCTGGTGACCACGGTGATTGGGATCGTGGTGGCTTCCCAGAGCAGCAAGACTTACGCCGTCCGCTGGCAGGGCGCCGTGGAGGTGGGCCGCCGCATGGCAAATGCCATCGTGGAGTATGTGGGAGGCATCCAGGTGGTCAAGGCGTTCAGCCAGTCCGCCGGGTCCTACAAGCGGTACTCCGATGCCGTGACGGAAAACGCCCAATACTATGTGGACTGGATGGCGGATAACCAGAAGTATATGGCGGTCATGCAGGCGGTCATCCCCTCGGTGCTGCTGCCCGTCCTGCCGGTGGGTCTGCTGCTGTGGGGCGGCGGAAGCCTGAGCACAGCTGTATTCCTCACCATCGTCGTGCTGTCCCTGGGGCTTACCGGACCGCTGGTATCGGCTATGACCTTTGTGGATGAACTGGCGGTGGTGGGCACCAATGTGGGCGAGATTTCTGCCATTCTGGACGCCCCAGAGTTGAAGCGTCCCACGGCAGAGACGAAGCTGAATGGGCTGGGTATCCGGCTGGATCATGTGTCCTTTGCCTACAAGCAGGAGGACGGTGAAGTGCTCCACGATGTAAACCTGGACATCCGGCCGGGGACAGTGACCGCTCTTGTAGGTCCCTCCGGCTCCGGTAAGAGTACCATTGCCAAGCTCATCGCCGGCTTCTGGGATGTGACGGGCGGCTCTGTCGCCTTGGGCGGTGTGGACCTGCGGAAAATCCCGCTGGAACAGCTCAACCGCCAGATCGCCTATGTATCTCAGGACAACTACCTCTTTGACCGCACGGTGCGGGACAACATCCGCATGGGCCGTCTGAACGCCACCGATGCGGAAGTCGAGGCGGTAGCCAGGGCTGCCGGGTGCGATGATTTCATCCGTCAGCTGGATCAGGGCTACGACACCATCTGCGGCGGGGGCGGCGGCCACCTGTCCGGAGGTGAAAAGCAGCGTATCTCCATCGCCCGCGCCATGCTGAAGGATGCGCCCATCGTCATTCTCGACGAGGCTACCGCAAGCATCGACCCGGAGAATGAAGCGGTCATCCAGCAGGCCATCTCCCGTCTGACGAAGGGCAAGACCCTGATCGTCATTGCCCACCGGCTGGGCACGGTAGCCGGCGCGGACAACATCGCTGTAGTGGAAGGCGGCCGGATCGCCGCCCAGGGGAAGCAGGAGGAGCTTCTGGCCTCCTGCCCGCTGTACCGGCAGATGTGGCAGTCCTATCTGGGCGTTCGGGACGGAGAGGAGGAATAA
- a CDS encoding TetR/AcrR family transcriptional regulator — protein sequence MRPVNEKLRADLLEAGKREFMENGFRGASLKSIAASLGVTTGAIYRYYTDKEALFDGLVREPAHELVERYRTLQQTFAGRNLEEQLQKLPEVPDKEASWMMDFLYDHFDAFKLIACCSSGTKYEHYLDTLAEIEDHSGRLLVDRMVDAGYPIRRLDDELIHIMSTALFNGMFETIRHDMPREKAMVYMDDLRNFYSAGWFRLLGIPFE from the coding sequence ATGCGCCCTGTAAACGAAAAGCTGCGGGCGGATCTGCTGGAGGCTGGGAAGCGGGAATTTATGGAAAACGGCTTCCGGGGAGCATCCTTAAAAAGCATCGCGGCTTCTCTTGGAGTAACGACTGGGGCGATTTACCGCTACTATACGGACAAGGAGGCATTGTTTGACGGACTGGTGAGAGAGCCTGCCCATGAGCTGGTAGAGCGGTATCGGACCCTTCAACAGACCTTTGCTGGAAGAAACTTGGAGGAGCAACTTCAAAAGCTCCCGGAGGTGCCGGACAAGGAAGCATCCTGGATGATGGACTTTCTTTACGACCACTTTGACGCATTCAAGCTCATCGCCTGCTGTTCCTCCGGGACAAAATACGAGCATTATCTGGATACCCTGGCGGAAATCGAGGACCACTCCGGACGGCTGTTGGTGGATCGAATGGTGGACGCCGGCTATCCCATCCGGCGTCTGGATGATGAGCTGATCCACATCATGTCCACCGCGCTTTTCAATGGGATGTTTGAGACGATCCGCCATGATATGCCGCGGGAAAAAGCGATGGTTTATATGGATGATCTGCGGAATTTTTACTCCGCGGGCTGGTTCCGTCTCCTTGGAATTCCCTTTGAATAA
- a CDS encoding ZIP family metal transporter encodes METLVIYGLLIPFVGTSLGSACVFFLKKGLGDRVQRGLTGFASGVMVAASIWSLLIPAMDQSSGAGSLAFLPAVIGFWAGILFLLGLDHLIPHLHQKSHHAEGPHTRLRRSTMMVLAVTLHNIPEGMAVGVVYAGYLAGDGQITMMGALALSLGIAIQNFPEGAIISMPLRAEGMSKPRAFAGGVLSGAVEPLGALLTILAAGLVVPALPYLLSFAAGAMIYVVVEELIPEMSQGKHSDIGALSFAVGFTLMMALDVALG; translated from the coding sequence ATGGAAACACTGGTTATCTATGGCCTGCTGATTCCCTTTGTGGGCACCTCGCTAGGGTCTGCCTGCGTCTTTTTCCTGAAGAAAGGTTTGGGGGATCGGGTGCAACGGGGGTTGACCGGCTTTGCTTCTGGTGTCATGGTTGCTGCGTCTATCTGGAGCCTGCTGATTCCTGCTATGGATCAATCCTCCGGGGCGGGTTCTTTGGCCTTTCTGCCAGCGGTCATTGGCTTTTGGGCTGGCATCCTCTTTCTGCTGGGGTTAGATCATCTGATTCCACACCTCCATCAAAAGAGTCACCACGCAGAAGGGCCTCATACGCGGTTGCGGCGCTCTACCATGATGGTGCTGGCTGTCACCCTTCATAACATTCCGGAGGGAATGGCTGTAGGCGTGGTCTATGCAGGCTACCTAGCCGGAGACGGTCAAATCACCATGATGGGCGCTCTGGCCTTGTCTTTGGGCATCGCCATCCAGAACTTCCCCGAGGGAGCTATTATCTCCATGCCCCTGCGAGCGGAGGGAATGAGTAAACCCCGAGCCTTTGCGGGAGGCGTACTCTCCGGTGCAGTAGAACCCCTGGGCGCTCTATTGACGATTCTGGCTGCTGGACTGGTGGTCCCGGCTCTTCCTTACCTGCTGAGTTTTGCTGCTGGTGCTATGATTTATGTGGTAGTGGAAGAACTGATCCCAGAAATGTCCCAGGGAAAGCACTCAGATATTGGTGCGCTGTCCTTCGCTGTGGGGTTCACTCTGATGATGGCACTTGATGTGGCGCTGGGATAG
- a CDS encoding ABC transporter ATP-binding protein, producing the protein MLEVQNLSVTARNGTQLLKQISFQIEIGEAVGLTGQSGAGKTTLLKALLGILSGGCQVSGGTIQVDGQSLWALSPRKRRELCGTTLGFIPQNPMTAFDPRLKLGRQMEETLRLRTGVSGKEAVEQAEALLAELGLSQPRRVLDSYPAQLSGGMLQRAAAALLMALHPKYILADEPTSALDAENRTLLLELLEKQRETAGILFISHDVAALRALCGTVYVMEHGMLTEQGTMQELLEHPKQAWTKEYAEANRPASREGWTWTD; encoded by the coding sequence ATGCTTGAGGTACAAAACTTATCTGTGACAGCCCGGAACGGCACCCAGCTTTTGAAGCAGATCTCTTTTCAAATCGAGATCGGAGAGGCTGTGGGCCTGACCGGGCAGAGCGGAGCGGGCAAGACCACGCTGCTCAAAGCCCTGCTTGGCATTTTAAGCGGCGGCTGTCAGGTCAGCGGCGGCACGATCCAGGTGGATGGACAATCTCTGTGGGCCTTGTCCCCTCGGAAGCGCCGGGAACTGTGCGGAACGACCCTGGGCTTTATCCCGCAAAATCCAATGACTGCCTTTGACCCCAGACTCAAACTGGGGCGGCAAATGGAGGAAACCCTGCGGCTGAGAACAGGCGTTTCCGGAAAAGAGGCGGTGGAGCAGGCGGAGGCGCTTCTGGCGGAACTGGGCCTGTCCCAGCCCCGGCGGGTGCTGGACAGTTATCCCGCCCAGCTCTCCGGCGGGATGCTCCAGCGGGCTGCGGCCGCTTTGCTGATGGCCCTGCATCCCAAGTACATTTTAGCCGATGAGCCCACCTCTGCGCTGGACGCGGAAAATCGAACGCTTTTGCTGGAGCTTCTGGAGAAGCAGCGGGAAACCGCCGGCATCCTGTTTATCTCCCACGATGTTGCCGCACTCCGCGCCCTCTGCGGGACGGTCTATGTGATGGAGCATGGAATGCTGACCGAACAGGGAACAATGCAGGAGCTTCTGGAACACCCAAAACAGGCGTGGACCAAGGAATATGCCGAAGCAAACCGCCCGGCGAGCAGGGAGGGATGGACATGGACGGACTGA
- a CDS encoding helix-turn-helix domain-containing protein has translation MIEYNSQEKQDSLSHVRFADEELIKTQVLQGEAAQTIIQGKNCSVYKMENETGEGVITRYPVFPGIELLYDDIHMSCGVAHREDPRADLLEINHCRLGRFECEFSDGSAVYLGEGDLAVNVMTNRTRETWFPLSHYHGITIAVDIPVADRVLRQVSEALGEGLYCDLFAMRDRLCACDSCFIMRATESIQHIFSELYHAPEDLRAGYFKLKVMELFLFLGSPEITAHGEERPYVDRAQVEQIKSVRQYLVEHLDRRITLQMLSQTFSFPLTSMKKCFKEVYGTTINAYLQAYRMHTAAGLLRETKLDVTEIAGRVGYQNASKFSEVFRQHTGHTPTEYRKTFCLIGADSVLREW, from the coding sequence TTGATTGAGTACAACAGCCAAGAGAAACAAGACAGCTTGAGTCATGTCCGCTTTGCGGACGAGGAGCTGATTAAAACCCAGGTCCTGCAGGGGGAGGCGGCTCAGACTATCATTCAGGGGAAGAATTGTTCTGTCTACAAGATGGAAAACGAGACCGGAGAGGGCGTCATCACCCGATACCCGGTGTTCCCTGGGATTGAACTGCTCTATGACGATATTCATATGTCCTGCGGGGTGGCGCACCGGGAGGACCCCCGGGCCGACCTGCTGGAGATCAATCACTGCCGGCTTGGTCGGTTTGAGTGCGAATTTTCAGACGGGAGCGCGGTCTATCTGGGAGAGGGTGATCTGGCCGTCAATGTCATGACCAACCGGACCCGTGAGACCTGGTTTCCCCTGTCCCACTACCACGGCATCACCATCGCGGTGGATATTCCGGTGGCGGACAGGGTGCTGCGTCAGGTATCGGAGGCGCTGGGAGAAGGGCTGTACTGTGACCTCTTTGCTATGCGGGACCGTCTGTGTGCCTGTGACTCCTGCTTCATCATGCGGGCCACTGAGTCCATCCAGCACATCTTCTCCGAGCTTTACCACGCGCCGGAGGATCTGCGGGCAGGTTATTTCAAACTCAAGGTGATGGAGTTATTCCTCTTCCTCGGCTCCCCGGAGATCACGGCACACGGAGAAGAACGCCCGTATGTAGACCGGGCCCAGGTAGAACAAATCAAATCAGTCCGGCAGTATCTGGTAGAGCACCTGGATCGCCGCATTACCCTGCAGATGCTCTCCCAGACCTTTTCCTTTCCATTGACCTCTATGAAAAAGTGCTTCAAGGAGGTGTACGGAACCACCATCAATGCTTATCTGCAAGCCTACCGTATGCACACAGCCGCGGGGCTTCTGCGGGAGACGAAACTGGATGTGACGGAGATTGCCGGCCGGGTGGGATACCAGAACGCCAGCAAGTTTTCCGAGGTGTTCCGACAGCACACAGGACACACCCCAACGGAATACCGAAAAACTTTTTGTCTTATAGGAGCAGACAGCGTCCTGCGGGAGTGGTGA
- a CDS encoding ABC transporter permease has translation MRKHSFVAKAGLILPLLVLCVCAFGFLLAPNDPDLVDLTKKFLSPCSQFPLGTDNLGRCVLSRLLYGGRTTLGIVLVGSVTVSVLGTLIGLLMGGGKNGKNLILEGVLNAVTAIPPIAYLIIFIAAWGNSVFTMVVAVSASLLLRVIKLVQTRTEIEQGKAYVMCAVASGARPRRILFVHILPNLVWDVLHFICLSCADMTLSIVSFSFIGLGMGDNVVDWGSMVSETHHYLLSYPGLTLYPVLMIVVCTMAFHTLGRWIERRVSAHA, from the coding sequence ATGAGAAAACATTCTTTTGTAGCAAAGGCTGGGCTGATTCTGCCGCTTCTGGTGCTCTGCGTTTGTGCTTTTGGATTCCTGCTCGCCCCCAATGATCCCGATCTGGTGGATTTGACCAAGAAATTTCTATCCCCTTGTTCGCAGTTCCCTCTTGGCACGGACAACCTGGGGCGCTGTGTGCTGTCCCGCCTGCTCTATGGCGGACGGACCACACTGGGGATCGTCCTGGTGGGCTCTGTCACAGTCTCCGTGCTGGGAACGCTGATCGGCCTGCTCATGGGCGGCGGAAAGAACGGCAAAAATCTGATTTTGGAGGGAGTGCTGAATGCGGTCACCGCAATTCCGCCTATCGCCTACCTGATTATCTTCATTGCTGCCTGGGGCAACAGCGTGTTCACTATGGTAGTGGCGGTGTCGGCCTCCCTGCTTCTGCGGGTCATCAAGCTGGTTCAGACACGGACTGAGATCGAACAAGGGAAAGCCTATGTGATGTGCGCGGTGGCCTCCGGTGCGAGGCCGCGCCGCATCCTGTTTGTCCATATCCTCCCCAATCTGGTCTGGGATGTCCTCCACTTTATCTGCCTTTCCTGCGCGGATATGACGCTGTCCATCGTCAGCTTTTCCTTCATCGGCCTGGGCATGGGCGACAATGTAGTAGACTGGGGCAGCATGGTATCGGAGACGCACCACTATCTGCTCTCTTATCCCGGCCTTACGCTGTACCCGGTTTTGATGATTGTGGTGTGTACCATGGCATTCCATACGCTGGGACGCTGGATTGAAAGGAGGGTGTCCGCTCATGCTTGA
- a CDS encoding ABC transporter ATP-binding protein, giving the protein MFSVLRKISAFAGSRRGLLKKSMLVAFLGAVFTAFQFWALMLTLEILVGGANLSIWPVIGIMLVSVAGRTACSYWSTNAETETGYFMVAEKRVHIGDRLRYIPMGYFNDNSLGNITAVVTTTLGDVENNAARCLVSVIGGFLNTLAMCLAILLVDWRLGLLAIAGILAYLLVTELSQRSLLKTGPARQHAQMKLVEAVLEYIQGMSVVKAYGLDKDSGQAVQKTVDESCEKALGLEHSVAPWMGLRQITVRLFAVALAVCALALYSGGSLPLTRCLLMLVASFMLYAELESAGNMADNLQMLGASMDKANSIDDTPVMDIDGAELQPEDASVRFEDVSFAYGERTILEHVSLTVPAGSTTAVVGPSGGGKTTLCNLIARFWDVQGGRITVGGHDVREYKLDSLMKNISMVFQSVYLFNDTVENNIKFGRPDATHEQVVAAAKAACCHDFITALPDGYDTVLGEGGGSLSGGEKQRLSIARAMLKDAPIVILDEATASVDPENEAELQAAISSLTKGKTLILIAHRLKTVRNADQILVLNGGHIVQRGTHEELIAQPGLYADFVHVRAQANSWKLEA; this is encoded by the coding sequence ATGTTCAGTGTGCTTCGGAAAATTTCTGCCTTTGCAGGCAGCCGCAGGGGCCTTTTGAAAAAATCCATGCTCGTGGCGTTCCTGGGGGCTGTGTTCACCGCATTCCAGTTTTGGGCCCTGATGCTGACCCTGGAGATTCTGGTGGGCGGCGCGAACTTGAGCATATGGCCCGTGATCGGCATCATGCTGGTTTCCGTGGCGGGGCGGACCGCCTGCTCGTACTGGTCCACCAACGCGGAGACGGAGACGGGCTATTTCATGGTGGCGGAAAAGCGGGTCCATATCGGGGACCGGCTGCGCTACATCCCCATGGGCTACTTCAACGACAACTCCTTGGGCAACATTACCGCCGTAGTTACCACCACACTGGGGGATGTGGAGAACAACGCCGCCCGCTGCCTGGTCAGCGTCATCGGCGGTTTCCTCAACACCCTGGCTATGTGTCTGGCGATCCTGCTTGTGGACTGGAGGCTCGGTCTGCTGGCTATCGCGGGCATCCTGGCCTATCTGCTGGTTACGGAGTTGAGCCAGCGGTCCCTGCTCAAGACCGGCCCTGCCCGCCAGCACGCCCAGATGAAGCTGGTGGAGGCAGTGCTGGAGTACATCCAGGGTATGAGCGTGGTCAAGGCCTATGGACTGGACAAGGACAGCGGCCAGGCCGTGCAGAAAACTGTGGATGAAAGCTGTGAAAAGGCCCTGGGGCTGGAGCACTCCGTAGCCCCCTGGATGGGTCTGCGGCAGATTACGGTGCGGCTGTTCGCCGTGGCGCTGGCCGTGTGCGCTCTGGCGCTCTATTCCGGTGGGAGCCTGCCCCTGACCCGGTGCCTGCTGATGCTCGTTGCCTCTTTTATGCTCTATGCGGAACTGGAGAGCGCCGGCAATATGGCGGACAATCTCCAGATGTTGGGCGCCTCCATGGATAAGGCCAACTCCATCGACGATACGCCGGTGATGGATATTGACGGAGCGGAACTTCAACCGGAGGATGCCTCTGTCCGGTTTGAGGATGTCTCTTTCGCCTATGGGGAGCGGACCATTCTGGAGCATGTGAGCCTTACCGTCCCCGCCGGCAGCACCACCGCCGTGGTGGGGCCCTCCGGCGGCGGAAAGACCACTCTGTGCAATCTCATCGCCCGCTTCTGGGATGTTCAGGGCGGCAGGATCACCGTGGGCGGCCATGATGTGCGGGAGTATAAGCTGGACAGCCTGATGAAGAACATCTCCATGGTGTTCCAGTCGGTGTATCTCTTCAACGACACGGTGGAGAACAACATCAAGTTCGGCCGCCCGGACGCCACCCATGAGCAGGTGGTGGCTGCCGCCAAAGCCGCCTGCTGTCACGATTTCATTACAGCCCTGCCGGACGGCTACGACACGGTTTTGGGAGAGGGCGGCGGCTCCCTCTCCGGGGGCGAGAAGCAGCGCCTCTCCATCGCCCGGGCCATGCTCAAAGACGCGCCCATCGTGATTTTGGACGAGGCAACGGCCAGCGTGGACCCGGAAAACGAGGCGGAACTCCAGGCCGCGATTTCCTCTCTGACAAAGGGAAAAACTCTGATCCTGATTGCCCACCGGCTGAAAACGGTGCGCAATGCCGACCAGATCCTGGTCCTGAACGGCGGGCACATTGTCCAGCGGGGCACTCATGAGGAACTGATTGCCCAGCCGGGCCTGTATGCTGACTTCGTTCATGTCCGGGCCCAGGCCAACAGCTGGAAGCTGGAGGCTTGA
- a CDS encoding metal-dependent transcriptional regulator, producing MVLKETMENYVKAIYSLSRWGEVRPYQLADYLSVSRPTVSTTVRSLVEEGFVCVDDRKEIHLTRKGLKIAKEMMEKHNVLFNLLVSLGVDENIASSDACKMEHAISAESFLALKSLTRFSD from the coding sequence ATGGTCTTGAAAGAGACAATGGAAAACTACGTAAAAGCGATTTATAGCTTGTCGCGCTGGGGGGAGGTCCGTCCTTATCAGCTGGCTGATTATTTATCTGTTTCGCGCCCTACCGTATCCACTACTGTCAGGTCACTTGTCGAAGAGGGATTTGTCTGCGTGGACGATAGGAAAGAAATCCACCTGACCAGAAAAGGGTTAAAAATCGCCAAAGAGATGATGGAAAAACACAACGTCCTGTTCAATCTGCTGGTTAGTCTTGGTGTTGACGAAAACATTGCTTCCAGCGATGCATGCAAGATGGAACATGCGATCAGTGCCGAAAGTTTTTTGGCTCTGAAATCACTAACTCGCTTCTCGGACTGA
- a CDS encoding ABC transporter permease: MVQRTRRYLIRRVVVVLLTLFVVTLLSFLLMRLSPIDPATAYVKRNSAIVTQEQIDEARVMLGLDKPLPVQYFDWVVDALHMDFGISLGTGNPVTEELAKTVPVTLTVVAYSAVIMSLGVLGVGMLGYLWRQKAGGMILSFLTMIGISVPGFYLGTAFIDLFAVRLGWISVSGNSGFTRYFPVALCLSVLGICFYGQMLAASLEREMEQDYAMYLRCRGLREGRILLFHAFPHAVVDLLPSFAQMLGLCLANAAIVERVFSLSGLGYLIIDAVVKRDSPVIHAAVLVLALTLVLLDTAAELLQYGLRSDMRAVGGRA; this comes from the coding sequence ATGGTACAACGGACCAGGCGCTATCTCATTCGGAGGGTTGTTGTTGTCCTGCTGACTTTGTTTGTGGTCACGCTTCTTTCTTTCCTGCTGATGCGCCTCTCTCCCATTGATCCGGCCACAGCGTATGTGAAGCGCAACTCCGCCATTGTGACCCAGGAGCAGATCGACGAGGCCCGCGTCATGCTGGGCCTGGACAAGCCGCTGCCGGTGCAGTATTTCGATTGGGTGGTGGACGCGCTCCACATGGACTTCGGGATTTCTCTGGGGACGGGAAACCCGGTGACAGAGGAATTGGCGAAAACGGTGCCGGTTACCCTAACGGTGGTGGCGTATTCCGCCGTAATCATGTCCCTTGGGGTCCTGGGGGTGGGGATGCTGGGGTATCTCTGGCGGCAGAAGGCCGGAGGCATGATTCTCTCATTCCTGACCATGATCGGCATTTCCGTGCCCGGTTTCTACCTGGGCACCGCCTTTATTGACCTGTTTGCGGTGCGGCTGGGCTGGATCAGTGTCTCGGGGAACAGCGGCTTTACCCGCTACTTTCCGGTGGCGCTCTGCCTGTCGGTCCTGGGGATCTGCTTCTATGGGCAGATGCTGGCGGCCTCTTTGGAACGAGAAATGGAGCAGGACTATGCCATGTACTTGCGGTGCCGCGGGTTGCGGGAGGGTCGCATCCTTCTGTTCCATGCCTTTCCCCACGCCGTGGTGGACCTCTTACCCAGCTTCGCCCAGATGCTGGGGCTGTGCCTTGCCAATGCGGCCATTGTGGAGCGGGTGTTCTCCCTGTCTGGGCTGGGCTACCTGATTATTGACGCGGTGGTGAAGCGGGACTCGCCGGTGATCCACGCCGCAGTTCTGGTGTTGGCGCTGACACTGGTACTTTTGGACACAGCGGCGGAGCTTTTACAATATGGCCTGAGAAGCGATATGCGGGCCGTGGGAGGCCGGGCATGA